The following DNA comes from Hahella chejuensis KCTC 2396.
TGCCCAGTATAGTGGTTACTCCCGGGACTGTTTTGCGTCATACGCCTCCAGCCATTGACAACCTCGCGTGGTGTGCGCCAGCAGCTTGATTCTGCGGCCTTTCATCAACACCTGGATATCCACCGTGAGGTCAGGCTCCGGCAACAATGGAGCGCCTTTATCCGGCCACTCCACCAAACAAATCGAATTCTCGTGGAAATAGTCGCGGATGCCGAGAAACTCCAGCTCCTCGGGGTCCGCCAATCGATACAGATCAAAATGAAAAACCAGCTTATCTTCCAATTGATAGGGTTCGACCAGAGTATAGGTGGGACTCTTAACCAAACCTGAATATCCCATTCCTCGCATCATGGCGCGCGTCAGCGTGGTTTTACCTGCACCCAGTTGTCCCTGTAGATAGACCACCCCGGGCGCGGCAAAGCATTGCGACAACTGATCGCCCAAGACCGCCATAGCCTCCTCATCAGGAGCCACTACCTGCCTGGATGAAAGCATTTGTGTCATACCCTCGCCTCGCGCATTACCGCCCCTAACTGCTTTAATAAGTCGCCGGCCATTAGCGATGCCTGCGCAACACTTTCCGTCGCCGAGTCCGCCGCCGCACCATGCCATGCCGCCGCCAGTTCGGCCGCCGCCAGCGGCGCCATGCCCTGCGCCAGCAACCCCGCCGCGAGACCTGTCAACACGTCCCCCATACCCCCGCACGCCATCCCCGGATTACCCGCCTGTACGACGACCAGCTCTTCTTGATCCGGAGCCGCCAGCAATGTGCCGACGCCCTTCAATAGGACATGACAATTATAGGACTCCGCCAAATCCCGCGCCGCCGCAAAACGGTCCTGCATGACATCCGCCACTGAGCACTCCAGTAAACGCGCAGCTTCTCCCGGATGCGGCGTCATTAACGAACGCGGATTGAGCTGAAGCTTGCGAGCAGCAATCATATTCAGGGCGTCAGCGTCGACGACCATAGGTTTATCAGCATCCAGGCAGGTTTGCAGACACATCTGCCCCCAGGGCTCCTTCCCCAAACCGGGACCAAGAGCGATTACCTCTGCGGCGTCAAGCATGGCCAATAGCTCACCCCGACTGTTGATTTCCCGAAACATGACCTCAGGGACTCGAGCCAACCCTGCGCCAACGTGCGCAGCGCGGGTGGCGCAGGACACCAGCCCACATCCGGCGCGATATGCGGCTTCCGCCGCCATGATCGCCGCTCCGCCGAAGCCTGTATCTCCACCGACCACCAACACGCGACCGAACATGCCTTTGTGCGACGATGGCTTGCGAATGGGCGCCAAACCGACAGCCTGAGAAAAATCAGAACGCCGGCAAGCCGTCGGCAGTTTACTATAAATGTCTGCAGGAACCTCTAACTCGTCAAATACAAGCTCGCCGGTGTAATCCGGCGCCTCGCCCGTTACCAGCCCTCGTTTCATACCGATAAAAGTCACCGTCATCGCCGCGTTAACGGTAGGCCCCAAGGGCATGCCAGAATCCGCGCACAAGCCGGAGGGGATATCCAAAGCGATGACTGGCCTGCCAGCCGTGTTGATGGCGTTAATCGCCGCAGCATAGTCTTCGCGTACTGCGCCGGACAGGCCTGTCCCCAGCATGGCGTCGACAATCACATCGCCGCTTATTAGACAGTCAGGAGACCATATAGCGACATCGACGCCGGCCGCACAGCAACTTGCAAAGGCCTGCGCCGCCTCGCCTCGTAATTTCTCAGGGTCGCTTAATGCGAATACTTCGACCTGCAGGTTATGACGGCGCGCCAGCTCGGCCACCACATAACCATCGCCGCCGTTATTGCCGCCACCGCAGAACAGGGTCAATCTTGCCGCTTCAGGCCAACGACGCACCAGCGCGCGGAACGCCGAACGTCCCGCCCGCTGCATCAGTTCATAGCCGTTTTCAGCCGCCATGGACTGTATGGCCAGCGCATCGAGCTGACGCACTTGCGCCGCTGTGAATAGGTCCTTCGGCATAGGATGGGAGACCCGCACAGATGACATTTCAAGAATCCACTTCAATTAATAGCGCTATACATATGTAAATTTTAGCAAAATACTCGAAAAAGACCATTTCGTAAACAACCATGCGCCGATGTGTCACAATAGCCCCCTGGATGAAAGCGGTAACTTATGACGAACGATACTTACAGCCAACCTCAACTTAATCAGTTGGCGGGCGACATCAAGCAGTGGGCGCAAGAGCTGGGATTTCAGCAGTGCGGCGTCACCGATGTCGACCTCGGCCACCATGAAGATGCGCTCAAAGACTGGCTGAGCAAAGGCTACCATGGCTCCATGAATTATATGGCGGACCATGGAAATAAACGCAGTCGCCCAGCCGAACTGTTGCCTGGCGCACTGCGCGTCATCAGTGTGCGGATGGACTACTGGCCCGAACAAAAAGGCAAGGCGCAAGCGCGTCTGGAGCAGGATCAGTCCGCCTATGTCTCCCGCTACGCCGTCGGCAGAGACTATCACAAACTCATGCGTAAGCGGCTCGCACAGCTTGGCAAGCGTATTCAGGAAGAAATTGCGGAGTCCGCTTATCGGGTCTTTGTCGACAGCGCGCCGGTTCTGGAGCGGGCTTTGGCGCAAAAGGCGGGCTTGGGATGGATTGGCAAAAACACCATGCTGATCAACCCCAAGGCGGGATCTTACTTCTTCCTGGGCGAGCTGTTCACCGACCTGCCCCTGCCCATAGACGCACCTTATCCCAAGTACCATTGCGGCAGTTGCAGCGCGTGTCTGGACTTATGCCCCACCAAAGCATTCGTGGCGCCTCATATTCTGGACGCCCGCCGCTGCATCTCCTATTTAACGATAGAATTAAAGGGCGATATTCCGGAAGAGCTTCGTCCCATGATGGGAAACCGTATCTTCGGCTGCGATGATTGTCAGATGGTTTGCCCTTGGAACAAGTTCTCCCGGCTTACCGGCGAAAAAGATTTCTCGCCCCGTCACCGTCTCGACAGCGCAGAATTGCTGGAGTTATTCGAATGGACGGAGGAGCAGTTTCTCAACAATACAGAAGGATCAGCGATACGCCGTACAGGACATGAAAGCTGGCTGCGCAATATCGCCGTCGCGCTGGGCAATGCGCCGACTACGCCAACTATTATCGCCGCATTGAAGGGCAAGCTATCGCACCCTTCCGTCATCGTTCAGGAGCATGTACGCTGGGCGCTGGCGCGACATGGCGAGCCGCTCGCAGAGACGACGGAGCGACAAGAAACGGACAAATCTTCAGTCCGTTAAACGCAGGAAGTGTTCGCGGTAGTAACGCAGCTCTTCCACAGACTCCCTGATATCTTCCAAAGCCTGATGCGAGCCTTTTTTCTTGATCCCTGCGGCCACTTCCGGCCGCCAGCGACGAGCCAGCTCTTTCAGCGTACTGACATCCAGGTTGCGATAATGGAAGAACTTCTCCAGATCCTTCATATAGCGGGCGAGAAAACGCCGGTCCTGACCAATGGAGTTGCCGCACATGGGGGAACACCCTGCGTCCACATGTTGCGCCAGAAAATCCAGTATTTGTTTCTCCGCGTCAGCCTCTCCGATTGTGCTGCCCTTGACCCGCCCCGTGAGTCCGCTGGCCCCATGCGTGTTGCGATTCCAGTCGTCCATCAGCGCTAATACGCTATCTGGCTGATGCACTGCGATAACCGGGCCTTCGGCGACCAACTCCAGGTTGCTAGTGGTGACAACCACCGCCATTTCGATAATTCGGTCCGAGTCCGGGTCCAGTCCGGTCATCTCCAAGTCGATCCAAATCAGGTTATCGCGACGTGACATAACTTCTCCATCGTTTTACAGTAGCACCGGCGTCAAACGGCGACTTCAGAAAAATCAGGCAGTTTAGCGGCATCCATGGCCGTTTGTAAGCTTTAAGTCGCCAGCGGCATGCATACCGAAGGCCATCAGGCTGTATATTAAACTAGTGTAGTTCATAGGATAGTTAAGCCCCCCGATTATGGCGAAGCGAAAACTCAGCAAACAGCAAAAATGGCGCATCCAGAAGATCCAGGACGAGCGCACCAAGCGCGCGACCCGCAAGGAGACGCAACTGGAAAGCCAATTGAGCGGAGGAGAACTGTCGGCGGAGCAGGAAGGTCTGATCATCGCCCACTACGGCCAGCAACTTGCGGTCGAAGCCCTGGAGCCGCCTCACGCAGGCCAGATATTTCGCTGCTACGTCCGCGCCAATATTGATTCCCTGGTCACCGGCGACCTAGTGATCTGGCGCGCAGGTCCTGATAATTCCGGCGTCATAGTCGCCCGACAACCGCGCGAGTCGGCCCTGAAACGTCCAGACAAGTTCGGCCAACTGAAACCCATCGCCGCCAATATTGACCAAATTCTGATCGTCATCGCGGCGGAGCCGGAACCTCATCACAACCTGGTTGATCGCTATCTGGTGGCCTCAGAGGCTGTCGGCATTCCCCCCCTGATCATTCTTAACAAACAGGATCTGATCAACGACGCCAACCGCGACGCGCTGCAACAGTTCAAAGATCAGTACCAGCAATTGGGCTATGAGTGGATTGACGCCTCCACCAATACACAATCAGGCCTGGACGACCTCAAGCAACACTTGGCCCACAAGACCAGCATCTTCGTCGGTCAATCCGGCGTTGGGAAATCTTCGTTGATAAAAATGCTGCTGCCGGAGGAGGACGTCAAAGTTGGCGACCTGTCGGAGAACGTTCGCAAAGGCACACATACCACCACCACGGCCAAACTGTTTCACCTTCCGTCCGGCGGCGACTTAATCGACTCCCCCGGCATCCGGGAATTCGGCTTGTGGCATATTGATGAGCACACCCTGGAGGACGGCTTCGTCGAGTTTCGCCCCCATCTTGGCCATTGTCGCTTCCGTAACTGTCGGCATATTCAAGAACCGGGTTGCGCCTTACAGTCAGCGCAGGAAAGCGGGGAGATTCTGACCAGCCGCATGGAAAGCTTTCTGCGCATCAGAGAATCGCTGCAGGAACAGGATATCCACGAGGAAAATCTTTAGGCCATTTACCAGGTCAGACCATCGGTGTTCGGCGCAGGCTTATCGTCTACGGGCAGATCTTTGTCTGGATCGAACTCCGGTTTGCGTCCCTGACGGTCCAAAGTGCGATCTAACTCTTCCAGTAAATCCGATGTAGAGATGGCGCTGTCCGCTTGTTCAGCGCCTTCAATGTCCTCTTGCGTCTTTTTATTCAGCACCAGGATGGAAATACGGCGGTTGACCGGGTTGTAAGGGTCTTTTTCATCGAACAGCACTGATGACGCCAACCCGACCACCCTGGCCATGCGCCCCTCCGGCAGCCCTCCCTCCACCAATGCGCGGCGCGCAGCATTGGCGCGATCCGCCGAAAGCTCCCAGTTGCTGTAGTTGTCTCTGCCTAAAAAAGGCTGCGCGTCAGTATGCCCCGATACGCTGATCTTATTTCTGACTTTGGCGATGCTTTTCGCCAGTTCAAACAAGATTTCCTCAAAGTAAGGCTGGAGTTCAGAGCGGCCGCTGTCGAACATGGGACGCTGGCGCTTGTCGACAATCTGAATGCGCAAGCCTTCATCAGTGATATCCAGCAGCAGTTGATCTTTGAACGCATTCAGTTTGGGGTTTTTCTCGATCTGCGCCATGATTTCCTGCATCAGCTGGGTCAGCTTCTGCTGCTCAAGTTGCGCCGCAAGATCCTGAATGGTGTCTTCGCGCATGCGCACTTCCGGTTGGTCTTGCGGCTTACCGGCGGTGTCCTGAGTCACCGTAACAGTGACGCTGCCTCCGAGATCAATCACATAGGGGCTGCCGCCTTGCTCAAAGCCTACTGGATCTGTGAAGTAGCCGGAAATCGCATCTTTCTGCTCCTTGGTGGCCGCCTCGCTCAGCCAGAGCACCAGAAAAAACGCCATCATAGCAGTGGCGAAGTCTGCAAACGCCACCTTCCAGGCGCCGCCGTGGGCGTGGTGACCTTTGCGGACGCGACGAACGATAATCGGCGGACGTTCCTCCATCATATCCCGCCTCCTTTACACTTCCGCCAGCGCGCTTCAGACATAACCGCTTTCGCCTATTTGGAGCGAACGTAGTCGTTAAGCTCCTGAAAACTGGGACGTACGTCCGAGTTCAGGGCCTTGCGCCCAAATTCGATGGCCAATTGCGGCGCCAGGCCGGTCATGGTCGCCAGTATGCTGACCTTGACGCACTCATAAGCTTTTATTTCCTGTGCGGCCAAGTTATGCATCGCGTGGGAGGCGGGGCCGACAAAGCCATAGGCCGCCAAGATCCCCAGAAAGGTCCCAACCAGGGCGGCGGCGACATGCACGCCCAATTCATCAGGCGGCCCTCCGAGCGATTTCATCGTGATGACGATCCCCAACACAGCGGCGACAATCCCGAATCCCGGCAGAGCGTCGGCCACACGATTGACCGCATCGGCGGGCTTTTCCAGCTCCTGCATCCGGGTTTCCAGCTCCATGTCCATCAAGCCCTCCAACTCATGAGGGGCCATATTGCCGGTGCTCACTATGCGCAGATAATCGGTAATGAAATCGCGTAGTTTATCCATGCGCACAATGGCGGGATAACGATTGAATATTTCACTGTTGAGAGGATCGTCCACGTCCGCTTCTATCGCCATAACGCCGGAGCGCCGCGCTTTATCAAACAGGTCGTACATCAAACTGAGAAGATCCATATACACTACCCGGTTGAAGGGCGACCCCATGATCATTTTCGGAATGGTATGAAGGATCTGTTTGATAACTTTGAAGGGATTGGAGATCAGAAAGGCGCCAAACGCCGCGCCGCAGATGATAATTAACTCGAAAGGCTGCCACAGAGCGGCCAGCTCCCCGTGCGACAACACATATCCGCCCAACACGCTGGCCAGAACGACGATCACTCCAAGAATTAAAAGCATACCAGGAACATTCTCTGCTTAAGTGACAAGGCAGCCACTATTAACTACTTTTATATTGATAGTTAAGTTCAAAACCAGCGATTTCACAAATACTTATGCAGGATACCGCACCGCCCCAGCAATCTACGGCGTGGGTGGATCAGTTGGTTAAAAAACCGCTGCCCCCCGTTACCGCCACCAATAAAATTCTGTTGGGACTGCTCAGCAAATCCTCCTTGTCCTACCAGGGGATGAGCGACTTCATAAAAAACGACCCCGTGCTGGCGCTGACCGTTCTCGGCAAAGCCAACGTGGCGATTCGCAGCGACGAAAGCCTGGTGAAAACGCTGGCGCACGCCATCAGTCTGCTGGGAGTGGGGTTTCTGGAAAAACTACTGAAAGAGACGCCGCCGCCTGAATCGGATCGAGAAGAACCGGTGCGACGTTACCATCAGGCCATCGCCACCAGCTTTTTCGCCGGTCATCTCGCATCCTACATTGCTGCGCACAAACACAAAGGTAAGGAAGAAGAGTATTTCTGGGGAGGCCTGTTCTGGGGGGCGCCGACCTGGTATCTATGGCGCTACACGCCCAAGAAAATGCAGGCCTGGACGCAAAGACTCGAGCACTCTTCGACACATCGCCGCTCTGTTGAGGAAAAAGTGTTTGGTGCTCCGTTTATTGCGGTTTGGAGCAAAATCCAGGAAGCGTTCGCCTTGCCGCAGACAGCCGTGGATGAACATTACCTACATGATCTTCCTCTGATGAGGCAGCTTGTGCGCATCTCCCGTCGCTACAAAAGCACCGGGTCCGGCGATTTATCCGAAGACCGCGACCTGCGTTTGTTTGTAAACAAGCCGGAATTCATCGTTGGTTTAAGCAACCTTATCGCCTTTCATGCTCAGCTCAATTGGCGCAGCAGCATATTCAACCGCCTCTGCAAAGTGCTGGCGGTGTATCTGAACAGCTCTCTCAGCGAGGTGATTCGGCAAACGCATCTCATCGCCATCGAATCGGCGCGCCTACACCCATTAGCATCAGGAAACCGGCTGGCGGAGTCGCTCTTGTGGGACCCGAAGCTACCCAATCGTCAGGAAGAAGACGCGCCCGCCGCCCCTGTAGCCGCCCCTGTAGCCGCCCCCTCTCCCGCTCAGGAGCCCAGGCCCACCCCAAGCAAAGAACCCAAAGTCGCTATGCCGCCTCCGCCACTTGTAGAAGAGGACAATACAGAAGAGCCCTTTTTTCGCGCGCAAACCGAACCGAAAGAAAAACCCGTTCCGCCCACTCGCCAGACCGCCCAGGCCGATGTCAGAAAATTACGCCATGGCAATCGAGACCTTTACGCCGAACTGACCAACATGATGCTGCAGTCGCCGCATCAGTTTAAAGACATCGCCTTTCTCATGAACAACGCCGCCCGCTGCGTAAAATACGGGGTGGGCCTGCATACCTGCGTCATCGCCCTGATCAACACCAAGCGCACACGCCTCAAGGGATATTATGCAGTAGGCGCGGAAGATCGTCCCGACCTGCCTCGTATCGACCTGGACCTGACTGAAGCCAGCCTGTTCAGCAAGCTGATGGAGAAGCCATCCAGCCTTTGGGTCAAGCCCGGCAGCTCTCCCAAAGTAAAAGCCATGATCCCCGACAGCTTCAAGGCGCTCAACAAAATGGACGACTTCTTTCTTATGTCCCTGTTCGTGAAAACCCGCCCCGTTGCATTATTTTATGCGGACGCAGGCCTTGGTAGCCTGCCTCTCAGCGAGTATGAATATGAAAGCTTCAAGCATGTCTGTAGCTCGGCGACTCATGTTCTGCACCACTTCGCCGTACGCAATCAGCAGAATAAGAATGCATAGCGCTCACCTCTGAAAGCGCTATGCGCAAATAACCGCATTTGCTAACATCCGAGGCTTTCAACCGCCGCCCGACCTGCCACTCAGCGGCGCCTCTATATCTTACCGCCCAACCAAAAGAGAGCATCCCGATGGCGAATAACC
Coding sequences within:
- the rsgA gene encoding small ribosomal subunit biogenesis GTPase RsgA, with product MAKRKLSKQQKWRIQKIQDERTKRATRKETQLESQLSGGELSAEQEGLIIAHYGQQLAVEALEPPHAGQIFRCYVRANIDSLVTGDLVIWRAGPDNSGVIVARQPRESALKRPDKFGQLKPIAANIDQILIVIAAEPEPHHNLVDRYLVASEAVGIPPLIILNKQDLINDANRDALQQFKDQYQQLGYEWIDASTNTQSGLDDLKQHLAHKTSIFVGQSGVGKSSLIKMLLPEEDVKVGDLSENVRKGTHTTTTAKLFHLPSGGDLIDSPGIREFGLWHIDEHTLEDGFVEFRPHLGHCRFRNCRHIQEPGCALQSAQESGEILTSRMESFLRIRESLQEQDIHEENL
- the motA gene encoding flagellar motor stator protein MotA, which codes for MLLILGVIVVLASVLGGYVLSHGELAALWQPFELIIICGAAFGAFLISNPFKVIKQILHTIPKMIMGSPFNRVVYMDLLSLMYDLFDKARRSGVMAIEADVDDPLNSEIFNRYPAIVRMDKLRDFITDYLRIVSTGNMAPHELEGLMDMELETRMQELEKPADAVNRVADALPGFGIVAAVLGIVITMKSLGGPPDELGVHVAAALVGTFLGILAAYGFVGPASHAMHNLAAQEIKAYECVKVSILATMTGLAPQLAIEFGRKALNSDVRPSFQELNDYVRSK
- the queG gene encoding tRNA epoxyqueuosine(34) reductase QueG gives rise to the protein MTNDTYSQPQLNQLAGDIKQWAQELGFQQCGVTDVDLGHHEDALKDWLSKGYHGSMNYMADHGNKRSRPAELLPGALRVISVRMDYWPEQKGKAQARLEQDQSAYVSRYAVGRDYHKLMRKRLAQLGKRIQEEIAESAYRVFVDSAPVLERALAQKAGLGWIGKNTMLINPKAGSYFFLGELFTDLPLPIDAPYPKYHCGSCSACLDLCPTKAFVAPHILDARRCISYLTIELKGDIPEELRPMMGNRIFGCDDCQMVCPWNKFSRLTGEKDFSPRHRLDSAELLELFEWTEEQFLNNTEGSAIRRTGHESWLRNIAVALGNAPTTPTIIAALKGKLSHPSVIVQEHVRWALARHGEPLAETTERQETDKSSVR
- the orn gene encoding oligoribonuclease, with translation MSRRDNLIWIDLEMTGLDPDSDRIIEMAVVVTTSNLELVAEGPVIAVHQPDSVLALMDDWNRNTHGASGLTGRVKGSTIGEADAEKQILDFLAQHVDAGCSPMCGNSIGQDRRFLARYMKDLEKFFHYRNLDVSTLKELARRWRPEVAAGIKKKGSHQALEDIRESVEELRYYREHFLRLTD
- a CDS encoding bifunctional ADP-dependent NAD(P)H-hydrate dehydratase/NAD(P)H-hydrate epimerase; the encoded protein is MPKDLFTAAQVRQLDALAIQSMAAENGYELMQRAGRSAFRALVRRWPEAARLTLFCGGGNNGGDGYVVAELARRHNLQVEVFALSDPEKLRGEAAQAFASCCAAGVDVAIWSPDCLISGDVIVDAMLGTGLSGAVREDYAAAINAINTAGRPVIALDIPSGLCADSGMPLGPTVNAAMTVTFIGMKRGLVTGEAPDYTGELVFDELEVPADIYSKLPTACRRSDFSQAVGLAPIRKPSSHKGMFGRVLVVGGDTGFGGAAIMAAEAAYRAGCGLVSCATRAAHVGAGLARVPEVMFREINSRGELLAMLDAAEVIALGPGLGKEPWGQMCLQTCLDADKPMVVDADALNMIAARKLQLNPRSLMTPHPGEAARLLECSVADVMQDRFAAARDLAESYNCHVLLKGVGTLLAAPDQEELVVVQAGNPGMACGGMGDVLTGLAAGLLAQGMAPLAAAELAAAWHGAAADSATESVAQASLMAGDLLKQLGAVMREARV
- the tsaE gene encoding tRNA (adenosine(37)-N6)-threonylcarbamoyltransferase complex ATPase subunit type 1 TsaE; this translates as MLSSRQVVAPDEEAMAVLGDQLSQCFAAPGVVYLQGQLGAGKTTLTRAMMRGMGYSGLVKSPTYTLVEPYQLEDKLVFHFDLYRLADPEELEFLGIRDYFHENSICLVEWPDKGAPLLPEPDLTVDIQVLMKGRRIKLLAHTTRGCQWLEAYDAKQSRE
- a CDS encoding HDOD domain-containing protein, encoding MQDTAPPQQSTAWVDQLVKKPLPPVTATNKILLGLLSKSSLSYQGMSDFIKNDPVLALTVLGKANVAIRSDESLVKTLAHAISLLGVGFLEKLLKETPPPESDREEPVRRYHQAIATSFFAGHLASYIAAHKHKGKEEEYFWGGLFWGAPTWYLWRYTPKKMQAWTQRLEHSSTHRRSVEEKVFGAPFIAVWSKIQEAFALPQTAVDEHYLHDLPLMRQLVRISRRYKSTGSGDLSEDRDLRLFVNKPEFIVGLSNLIAFHAQLNWRSSIFNRLCKVLAVYLNSSLSEVIRQTHLIAIESARLHPLASGNRLAESLLWDPKLPNRQEEDAPAAPVAAPVAAPSPAQEPRPTPSKEPKVAMPPPPLVEEDNTEEPFFRAQTEPKEKPVPPTRQTAQADVRKLRHGNRDLYAELTNMMLQSPHQFKDIAFLMNNAARCVKYGVGLHTCVIALINTKRTRLKGYYAVGAEDRPDLPRIDLDLTEASLFSKLMEKPSSLWVKPGSSPKVKAMIPDSFKALNKMDDFFLMSLFVKTRPVALFYADAGLGSLPLSEYEYESFKHVCSSATHVLHHFAVRNQQNKNA
- the motB gene encoding flagellar motor protein MotB produces the protein MMEERPPIIVRRVRKGHHAHGGAWKVAFADFATAMMAFFLVLWLSEAATKEQKDAISGYFTDPVGFEQGGSPYVIDLGGSVTVTVTQDTAGKPQDQPEVRMREDTIQDLAAQLEQQKLTQLMQEIMAQIEKNPKLNAFKDQLLLDITDEGLRIQIVDKRQRPMFDSGRSELQPYFEEILFELAKSIAKVRNKISVSGHTDAQPFLGRDNYSNWELSADRANAARRALVEGGLPEGRMARVVGLASSVLFDEKDPYNPVNRRISILVLNKKTQEDIEGAEQADSAISTSDLLEELDRTLDRQGRKPEFDPDKDLPVDDKPAPNTDGLTW